The segment TCTGCGCAACCGGATGATCGTGCTGCTGATTGCGGCAGGCATGTTCGGGTGGGGAGTATATTCAGTAACCACCAACAAAGTGGATGCCATCCCGGATCTCTCAGAGAACCAGGTCATCGTGTTCACCGAGTGGATGGGCCGCAGCCCACAGATCATAGAGGACCAGGTAACTTACCCGTTGGTGACCAACCTACAGGGCATGCCGCAGGTGAAATATGTGCGTGGAGTATCCATGTTCGGGATGAGCTTCATTTACATCATCTTCGAGGACCAGGCCGATATCTACTGGGCACGGGAAAGGGTATTGGAGCGCCTGAACTACGCCAACCGCTTGCTTCCAGAGGGGGCTATCCCTACCCTGGGACCGGACGGAACGGGCGTGGGTCACATCCTCTGGTACACGCTGGACGCCCCGGGCATGGACCTGGGCGAGCAGCGGGCGATCCAGGACTGGTACGTCAAGTTCTCCCTCCAGAACGTACCGGGCGTAAGTGAGATCGCCTCCTTCGGGGGATTTCAGAAGCAGTATCAAATCACAGTTGACCCTAACAAACTAACCTATTACAACCTGTCAGTGCCCCAGGTGATGGCGGCAGTACGGGCTAACAACAACGAGAGCGGGGGCCGCAAGTTCGAGATGAGTGACATCGGCTACATCATCAAGACCACCGGGTACCTCAAATCAACAGAAGAAATAGAGAACATCCCAATTGTTACCCAGAACACCATTCCGGTGAGTGTGCGCGACATAGCCACCGTGCAGATGACGGGCGAGACCCGTCTGGGGATCTTTGACCTCAACGGCGAAGGCGAGGCCGTGGGAGGCATTGTGGTGATGCGTTACGGTGAGAACGCCGAGGAGGTGATCCGAAACGTCAAGACAAAGATGGAGGAGGTCTCCGCCGGTCTTCCCAAGGGCGTCAAGTTCAACATCGTCTATGACCGCAGCGGACTGATCAATGAGTCGGTAGACTCGGTAAAAACCACTTTGATAGAGGAGATGCTGGTGGCCTCCGCCATCGTGTTCCTGTTTCTCTTCCACTGGCGCAGTGCGCTCATCATCATCATCCAACTCCCCCTGTCCATCGCCATCGGCTTCATCCTTCTGAATGCCTTCGGGATTACCTCCAACATCATGTCCCTGACCGGTATCGCCCTGTCAATCGGGGTGATCGTGGATGATGCCATTGTGATGGTGGAGAACGCTTACCGGCATCTGGCCGATGCCCAAACCCAAGAAGAACATGGATAAGCAGACGCGCCTTTCAATCATAGAGAAATCCTCCAAGCAGGTTGGCCCCAGCGTGTTTTGGAGTACCATTATTATTATCACCTCCTTCCTGCCAGTGTTCCTATTGACCGGGCAAGAAGGAAGGCTGTTCAGCCCCCTTGCCTGGACCAAAACCTTTATCCTGATTGTGGATGCCTTTGTGGCCATCACGGTAACCCCTGTACTGCTTTCCCTATTGCTCAATGGCAAGTTTAAACCGGAGAGTGCCAACCCTATCAACCGCGGGTTGGAGAAGGTCTACTCGCCTATTCTGCGTTGGTGCCTGGAGTGGCGCAAGACCACCATCGGCATCAACCTCCTGGCCTTGCTCATCAGCATCCCGATGCTGATGAGCCTGGGATCGGAGTTCATGCCCCCGCTGGATGAGAGTTCCATCCTGTTCATGCCAGTTACGCTACCGGACATCTCCAACTCAGAGGCAAAACGAATCCTGCAGGTGCAGGACAAGATTATCAAGTCCATGCCGGAGGTGGCACAGGTGTTGGGCAAGGCCGGACGGGCCAGTACCGCTACCGACAACTCCCCAGTCAGCATGATTGAGACCATCATCCAGCTTAAACCGCAGTCAGAGTGGCGTGAAGGCATGACCAAACAAAAAATCATTGCCGAACTGGACCAGAAACTCCAGATACCGGGTGTGATTAACGGCTGGACGCAACCCATCATCAACCGGATCAACATGCTGGCCACCGGCATCCGGACCGACGTGGGGGTGAAAGTCTACGGCCAGAACCTGGACTCCATCGCGGTGGTGTCGGAGAAGGTGCGAAATGCCCTGCAGGGAGTGGAGGGCGTAAAGGACCTGTACATAGAACCCGTGACCGGAGGGAAGTACCTGGAGATACAGACCCGCCGTGAAGAGCTAGGCCGTTACGGGCTGTCGGTGGATGACGTAAACAGCGTGGTGGAGTCTGCTTTAGGTGGGATGACCATCGGGAATACCATTGAGGGACGCCAGCGGTTCTCCATCAACCTGCGCCTGGCGCAGGAGTACCGCAACAGCCTAGACCGCATCAGCCGCATCCCCATCAAGTCAGCCACGTCTGGAACTGTGCCTTTGTCAGCCGTCGCTGACGTTCGTTTCGTGGATGGCCCCCCCATGATCGTCTCCGAGAACGCGCAGTTGCGCGGAGCAGTCCTGTTCAACGTGCGGGACCGGGACCTGGGCAGCACCGTACAGGAAGCAATTCAAAAATTGAACGGGGAAATGACGGACCTCCCGAACGGCTACCGCCTGGAGTGGAGCGGGCAGTGGGAAAACCAGATCCGGGCGAACCAAACCCTGAAGATCATCATTCCCCTGGTCATCCTTATCATTTTCCTGATCCTGTACTTCTCCTTCAAGTCCTTCAAAGAAGCCTTGCTGAACCTCGTTACCATCCCCTTCGCTTTGATCGGCGGGGTTTTCATTGTGTACTTCTACGGGATCAACCTGTCCGTAGCGGTGGCGGTGGGCTTCATTGCCCTGTTCGGGATGGCGGTGGAGACCGGGATGCTGATGGTGGTGTACCTGAACGAGGCTATGAATGAATTGGTAGCTAAGAAAGGTAATTCCAACCAGACGATCACCAAGCAGGACATCCGGGAATATGTCTTCCAGGGGGCGGCCAAGAGACTGCGCCCGAAGATCATGACCGTCTCTGTCTCACTTTTTGGTCTGATTCCCGTGCTGTGGGCCACAGGGGTAGGCACAGATGTGATGCTGCCCATCGTGTTGCCTTTGATTGGCGGGGTGTTCACCTCCTCTATCCACATCCTGCTGGTGACCCCAGTGGTGTTTGAAATGACGAAAGAATATGAACTGAGGAAACACGGCAAACTAGAGATCTACGATGTTAAACACTAGAATATACTTAGCTGCCTTGCTGCTGTTGCTGGTGACTGCGGCTAGCGGCCAGACGCCGGTGCTTCCGTTGGACACCGTCCTGAACCGGATCTCCCGTAACAACCCCATGCTTCAAGAGTTTGAACTCCGCGCCCAAGCGCAGAACGCCATGGCGAAGGGGGCAAGGAGCCAGATGGCACCCATGGTAGGTGCCGGGGTGTTCATGTACCCCTACCCAGGGCAGATGCCTATGGAGGGGGAAGAGATGGGAGGCAAGAACAACGCCATGTACATGACTGCCGTGGAGCAGGACATCATGAACCCCGCCAAGCTGAAAGCCAGGGAAAAGTACCAGTTTTCCAAGGCTGCCATAGAGGAGGCTGGCCGGGACTACACCTTTAACCAACTTCGGGCGCAGGCCAAAACTGCCTATTACCAATGGGTGGTGCTGGAGAAGAAACGGTCTGTGCTGCTGGAAAGCCAGCGCATCATGCAGTTCATGCTCAAGCTGGGTAAGGTCCGCTATCCCTATAACCAAAGCTCACTAGGCAGTATCTACAAAGCCGAAGGGCGGTTGGGTGAGGTGGAGAACATGCTCGTGATGAACGAGAGCGAGATCACCATGCGTAACATCCAGCTGAACATGCTGATGAACCTCCCCCCGGAAAACCGCTTTCGCATTGATTCCACCGCCCAGGCTCCTGAGCCGGCGGCCCTCCCCGATTCCTCCTCTTTGAGTGCGGCCCGCAGCGACATCCGCCAGATAGACCGCACCATTGAGTCCATGCAACTCAACCTGCGTCTGGAGAACCTGCAGCGCAAGCCGGACTTCGGCATCCGGTTCGAGAACATGATGCCCCGCGACAGGATGATGCCGCAGTCTTTCACCCTGATGGGGATGGTCTCCATCCCTATTGCTCCCTGGTCTTCCAAGATGTACAAGGCCAACAGCAAGGCAATGTCCCTGGAGATACAGGGCATGCAGAAGGGACGGGAGAACCTGTTGAACGAGGCCCGCAACATGGTAGCCAGCATGGCCCTGGAACTGCAGACCAAGCGCACGCAGGTGCAGAACTACGAAAAGAAGATCATCCCGGCCCTGCGCCGCAACTACGAGACCACCCTGCTGGGCTATGAGCAGAACACGGGACAGTTGCCCCTAGTGATCGACGCCTGGGAAGCCCTGAACATGGCGCAGATGGAATACCTCAACAACCTGGAACAACTTTACCTGATTGGTGTCAATTATGAGAAAGAACTGGAAAAATAAACTTCTGGGACTGCTGATCCTGTTGTTGCCTTTCTCCTTTAGCGCCTGCCAGGACAAGCAAAAGGACGGAACGGAGGCCGGGCAACACATGGAGTACACCTGTCCCATGCACCCGCAGATTGTACAAGACAAACCCGGCTCCTGCCCTATCTGCGGCATGGACCTGGTGGCCAAGCAACCGGCCAACTCGCCCGCCGCTCCCGTGAGTGCGAACCTAAACTACCTACTGCAACCGGCTAACCAGACGGTGGTCTCCTCAGTGCACACAACCCAGCCGGAGCAAAGGCAGGTAGAGAAAGAGATCACCATGAGCGGGGTAGTGGCCTATGACACCAGGCGACAGTACATAATCCCGGCCCGTTTCGGAGGGCGCATTGAGAAGCTGTACGTGCAGTTCAACTACCAACCGGTCCGCAAGGGACAGAAACTCTACGACATCTACAGCCCTGAATTGGTGACCGCCCAGAAAGAGCTGCTGTACCTAGTGCGAAATGATCCAGGCAATGCCTCCCTTATCCAGGGGGCAAAGCAGAAACTACGGCTGCTGGGAGCCACAGAAGGCCAGGTCAGCCAATTGATCCGCACCGGGAAAGAAACTTATACCTTCTCTGTCTATAGCCCTTACAACGGCTACGTACTGGACCCTTCTGTCACAGCAACTCCTCCCACAGCTCCCACTGCCGCTTCTGCCCCTGGTGGCGACGGGATGGAGCGCATGGGAGGCACCTCCAGCCCTGCCATAGGTGGAGGTAGCTCTAGCAACCAGGAATCACCGGGGCAGGGTGCCGGTTTCGCGGTCCGGGAGGGCATGTATGTGACCACGGGCCAGGCCCTGCTCAAGGTGGTAGACGCCTCGCAAGTGTGGGCCCAGTTCAACGTGGCTAGCGCTCTGGTAGGTCAGCTACGGAAAGGGACGCCAATCACCATCACCTTCAACCATCTACCTGGTAAGACTTTGTCATCCGTTGTGAACCTGGTGGAACCGGTTTTTGATGCGGGAGAGAACTTTGCCCGGGTGCGGGCGTTGCTTCCGGCGCAGGAGAAAACCCTTTTGATCGGCCAACTCCTCACAGGTAAAACAACCTACAGCACCGGCTCCGCCCTGTGGGTCCCCAAAGAGGCGGTGCTGGACCTAGGAACCCAGTCCGTGGCCTTCCTCAAAGTCAACGGGGTGTTTAAACCGACGGCCGTTCGGGTGGGGCAGCGCGCGGATGATATAATCGAGGTAGCGCAGGGCCTTACCGCCAAAGACGTAATCGCTGCCAATGCCCAGTTCCTGGTAGACAGCGAAAGTTTCATTAGGGTAGCAGACAACAACAGATGAGAAATTTAAAGAACATCATACTCACGCTCCTGGCAGGTGTCCTCCTAATCGCCTGCACCGGGAAAGACGAACACCAGCATGCGGAGGACGGCACGTCCTATACCTGCCCCATGCACCCGCAGATTACCCAAAATGAGCCCGGCTCCTGCCCCATCTGCGGCATGGACTTGGTGGCAGCTAAGAAACAAACCGCAGAAAAAGAGCCGGCCTCTTCTTACACTTGCCCCATGCACCCCCAGATCACTGGGGACAAGCCAGGTTCCTGCCCCATTTGCGGCATGGACCTGGTGCCGGTAAAGAATCAGGCTTCGGGTAACGCGGCGGCGAGCATCATGCTCAGCGAAAGCCAGGTGCAGCTGGGCAACATCACCACCCGCCCCATCAGGATGGGACAGGTGGGCAGCAGTACGGTCCTGACTGGCCGGCTGGTGGTGGACCAGACCCAGGCTGACCTGATCAGCAGCCGTGCGGCCGGGCGTATCGAAAGACTGTACGTGAAGGAAACCGGCCAGCCCATCCGTAAAGGGCAGCCGCTCTATGACCTGTACAGCGAGACCTTGCTCACCCTGGAGCAGGAATATATGTTGGCGCTAGACCAAGTAAAAGCCTTCCCCGGCGAGAAGCAATTCGCGTCTATTCTGGAAGCTGCCAAAAGAAAACTGGTGCTAACTGGGCTAACCAAT is part of the Rufibacter tibetensis genome and harbors:
- a CDS encoding efflux RND transporter permease subunit, coding for MIGKLISFSLRNRMIVLLIAAGMFGWGVYSVTTNKVDAIPDLSENQVIVFTEWMGRSPQIIEDQVTYPLVTNLQGMPQVKYVRGVSMFGMSFIYIIFEDQADIYWARERVLERLNYANRLLPEGAIPTLGPDGTGVGHILWYTLDAPGMDLGEQRAIQDWYVKFSLQNVPGVSEIASFGGFQKQYQITVDPNKLTYYNLSVPQVMAAVRANNNESGGRKFEMSDIGYIIKTTGYLKSTEEIENIPIVTQNTIPVSVRDIATVQMTGETRLGIFDLNGEGEAVGGIVVMRYGENAEEVIRNVKTKMEEVSAGLPKGVKFNIVYDRSGLINESVDSVKTTLIEEMLVASAIVFLFLFHWRSALIIIIQLPLSIAIGFILLNAFGITSNIMSLTGIALSIGVIVDDAIVMVENAYRHLADAQTQEEHG
- a CDS encoding efflux RND transporter permease subunit; this translates as MDKQTRLSIIEKSSKQVGPSVFWSTIIIITSFLPVFLLTGQEGRLFSPLAWTKTFILIVDAFVAITVTPVLLSLLLNGKFKPESANPINRGLEKVYSPILRWCLEWRKTTIGINLLALLISIPMLMSLGSEFMPPLDESSILFMPVTLPDISNSEAKRILQVQDKIIKSMPEVAQVLGKAGRASTATDNSPVSMIETIIQLKPQSEWREGMTKQKIIAELDQKLQIPGVINGWTQPIINRINMLATGIRTDVGVKVYGQNLDSIAVVSEKVRNALQGVEGVKDLYIEPVTGGKYLEIQTRREELGRYGLSVDDVNSVVESALGGMTIGNTIEGRQRFSINLRLAQEYRNSLDRISRIPIKSATSGTVPLSAVADVRFVDGPPMIVSENAQLRGAVLFNVRDRDLGSTVQEAIQKLNGEMTDLPNGYRLEWSGQWENQIRANQTLKIIIPLVILIIFLILYFSFKSFKEALLNLVTIPFALIGGVFIVYFYGINLSVAVAVGFIALFGMAVETGMLMVVYLNEAMNELVAKKGNSNQTITKQDIREYVFQGAAKRLRPKIMTVSVSLFGLIPVLWATGVGTDVMLPIVLPLIGGVFTSSIHILLVTPVVFEMTKEYELRKHGKLEIYDVKH
- a CDS encoding TolC family protein encodes the protein MLNTRIYLAALLLLLVTAASGQTPVLPLDTVLNRISRNNPMLQEFELRAQAQNAMAKGARSQMAPMVGAGVFMYPYPGQMPMEGEEMGGKNNAMYMTAVEQDIMNPAKLKAREKYQFSKAAIEEAGRDYTFNQLRAQAKTAYYQWVVLEKKRSVLLESQRIMQFMLKLGKVRYPYNQSSLGSIYKAEGRLGEVENMLVMNESEITMRNIQLNMLMNLPPENRFRIDSTAQAPEPAALPDSSSLSAARSDIRQIDRTIESMQLNLRLENLQRKPDFGIRFENMMPRDRMMPQSFTLMGMVSIPIAPWSSKMYKANSKAMSLEIQGMQKGRENLLNEARNMVASMALELQTKRTQVQNYEKKIIPALRRNYETTLLGYEQNTGQLPLVIDAWEALNMAQMEYLNNLEQLYLIGVNYEKELEK
- a CDS encoding efflux RND transporter periplasmic adaptor subunit, which produces MRKNWKNKLLGLLILLLPFSFSACQDKQKDGTEAGQHMEYTCPMHPQIVQDKPGSCPICGMDLVAKQPANSPAAPVSANLNYLLQPANQTVVSSVHTTQPEQRQVEKEITMSGVVAYDTRRQYIIPARFGGRIEKLYVQFNYQPVRKGQKLYDIYSPELVTAQKELLYLVRNDPGNASLIQGAKQKLRLLGATEGQVSQLIRTGKETYTFSVYSPYNGYVLDPSVTATPPTAPTAASAPGGDGMERMGGTSSPAIGGGSSSNQESPGQGAGFAVREGMYVTTGQALLKVVDASQVWAQFNVASALVGQLRKGTPITITFNHLPGKTLSSVVNLVEPVFDAGENFARVRALLPAQEKTLLIGQLLTGKTTYSTGSALWVPKEAVLDLGTQSVAFLKVNGVFKPTAVRVGQRADDIIEVAQGLTAKDVIAANAQFLVDSESFIRVADNNR
- a CDS encoding efflux RND transporter periplasmic adaptor subunit, giving the protein MRNLKNIILTLLAGVLLIACTGKDEHQHAEDGTSYTCPMHPQITQNEPGSCPICGMDLVAAKKQTAEKEPASSYTCPMHPQITGDKPGSCPICGMDLVPVKNQASGNAAASIMLSESQVQLGNITTRPIRMGQVGSSTVLTGRLVVDQTQADLISSRAAGRIERLYVKETGQPIRKGQPLYDLYSETLLTLEQEYMLALDQVKAFPGEKQFASILEAAKRKLVLTGLTNAQINRIARSRRLDARITFMAPASGTVTEISAAEGVYVAEGSPLYRVSRFNSIWVEAELYAQEASQVKVGSPVEVRVPGTAAPIKTKISFINPEFRQNSQVVVARAALPNTKGSLIPGTQATITLPAPDNKAFTLPLDAVIRDSKGTHVWVKTGENTFSPRMVTLGAESADKVAIASGLEASDTVVVTGAYLLYSEFVLKKGADPMANHNH